The following coding sequences are from one uncultured Cohaesibacter sp. window:
- a CDS encoding sodium:solute symporter family protein, with protein sequence MSTTLIWTGVAIYIVIACAVAYLSRRSNASDMSGYFIGGRNFGGVISALSYSATTYSAFMMVGLAGLTYKGGVGALGFEIVYFAGVSLVAIFGPRFWLVGKKYGYVTPSEMLGARYGSRWVAIIVALASCLFLVPYSAVQLAGIGYLLSGMSDGAISFPVGLVIATLLAIVLSYIAGIRSVMWTDSLQALLMIAASVLVTVVVIDRLGGFFVMFDKIAEAKPEMLQVPGPGLFSFKTMLGLTIPWFFFSISNPQVSQRLFMPKSLGALRRMLLLFLCFGLIYTIVAVLWGFAAFQTYPDLPNPDLATAALLGADFLPPVLAIVVMIGILAAAISTIDSILLTLSSMLARDVYGGFSKEASDAAQLKIGRFVIPVISLVALAFASLKLSLISILSVAASSGLVVMVPAIIGAFFWKRGTAAGALASVLLGGLFVIVMYMTGNKLFGLNAGILGLPVASVIFVLVSLVTRQKNQMASAFVDDISDELHKLTR encoded by the coding sequence ATGAGTACGACTCTTATCTGGACTGGTGTTGCAATTTACATCGTCATAGCTTGTGCCGTTGCCTATTTGTCTCGCAGAAGCAACGCATCGGATATGTCGGGCTACTTCATCGGGGGGCGTAATTTCGGTGGCGTTATTTCGGCGCTTAGCTATTCGGCGACTACATATTCAGCCTTCATGATGGTTGGGCTGGCTGGCCTTACATACAAGGGCGGTGTTGGTGCTCTTGGGTTCGAGATCGTCTATTTCGCAGGTGTCTCGCTCGTTGCAATTTTTGGTCCCCGTTTTTGGCTTGTTGGCAAAAAATATGGCTATGTAACGCCTTCCGAAATGCTGGGCGCGCGTTATGGCTCTCGCTGGGTTGCGATCATCGTCGCCCTTGCCAGCTGTCTGTTTCTTGTCCCCTACTCTGCGGTGCAGCTTGCCGGTATCGGATATCTGCTTTCGGGGATGAGCGATGGGGCCATTTCCTTTCCTGTCGGGCTGGTCATTGCAACGCTGTTGGCGATCGTCCTCTCCTACATCGCCGGTATCCGCTCGGTCATGTGGACCGATAGTCTTCAGGCCCTTTTGATGATTGCGGCCTCCGTTCTTGTTACCGTGGTTGTCATCGATCGGCTCGGTGGCTTCTTTGTCATGTTCGACAAGATTGCCGAAGCCAAACCTGAGATGCTTCAGGTGCCCGGGCCGGGGCTGTTCAGCTTCAAGACCATGCTGGGCCTGACCATTCCCTGGTTCTTCTTTTCCATATCCAACCCTCAGGTGAGCCAGCGTCTGTTCATGCCCAAGTCTCTAGGTGCTCTGCGCAGAATGCTGCTCCTGTTCCTTTGCTTTGGTCTGATCTATACGATTGTGGCGGTGCTCTGGGGCTTTGCTGCTTTCCAGACCTATCCAGACTTGCCAAACCCTGATCTTGCTACGGCAGCGCTGTTGGGCGCGGATTTCTTGCCGCCGGTTCTCGCCATCGTGGTCATGATCGGTATTCTGGCCGCAGCCATATCTACCATCGACTCGATTTTGCTGACGCTTTCTTCAATGCTGGCGCGCGATGTTTATGGCGGGTTCAGCAAAGAGGCGTCTGATGCGGCTCAGCTCAAGATCGGCCGATTTGTAATTCCTGTCATTTCTCTTGTTGCGCTGGCGTTTGCATCCCTCAAGCTTAGCCTGATCTCCATTCTTTCGGTGGCGGCCTCGTCCGGGCTGGTCGTCATGGTGCCTGCAATTATCGGAGCGTTTTTCTGGAAACGAGGAACTGCGGCGGGCGCTCTAGCAAGCGTTTTGCTCGGAGGCCTGTTTGTTATCGTCATGTATATGACGGGCAATAAGCTATTCGGGCTCAATGCCGGTATTTTGGGCCTGCCAGTTGCCAGCGTCATCTTCGTGCTGGTCAGTCTGGTTACACGGCAGAAAAATCAGATGGCATCTGCCTTTGTTGATGATATCAGCGATGAGCTTCACAAACTCACCAGATAA
- a CDS encoding acyl-CoA dehydrogenase family protein yields MIDAIYDSLDEDERAVVDQIRRFSSEVLAPKAAEIDATGVSATLHLPQMAEMGLMGLNLPEKWGGLGLTGPAIYSAVEAIAAACGSTASMLTAHFLATDALLAGADDDMKARVLPSAAEGTMLGAFGLTEPMAGSNPADMRTVATRQDDGYHIRGSKCFISNGGEADFMVTFAKTDKEAGAHGVSAFLVEPKRCEGVSFDRHEETMGLKGAHVFPVSLDCVVPHSALMGKEGSGFKTAMIALDNGRIEVAAQATGIANAALEAAIQYAKEREVGGFPIAEFQGLQWMLADSATELAAARALGLQAAAKRFTGQRFSAEVAFAKLYGAEVSWKIADRALQIHGGYGYTRDFPVERYLRDLRVLRIYEGSSEIQRTIIARDLVRQSR; encoded by the coding sequence ATGATTGACGCGATATATGACTCGCTCGATGAGGACGAACGCGCAGTCGTGGACCAGATCCGGCGCTTTTCCAGTGAAGTTCTGGCACCAAAAGCTGCCGAGATTGATGCTACCGGTGTGTCCGCTACGTTGCATTTGCCGCAAATGGCAGAAATGGGCCTGATGGGGCTTAACCTGCCTGAGAAATGGGGTGGTCTTGGACTTACAGGCCCTGCCATTTACAGTGCTGTTGAAGCGATTGCTGCGGCATGTGGCTCTACTGCCTCCATGCTCACTGCGCATTTCTTGGCAACAGACGCTTTGCTTGCCGGGGCGGATGACGACATGAAAGCGCGCGTTTTACCTTCGGCAGCTGAGGGTACGATGCTTGGTGCCTTTGGCCTCACAGAACCAATGGCCGGTTCCAACCCTGCTGATATGCGTACGGTCGCGACGCGGCAGGATGACGGCTATCACATCCGGGGCTCCAAATGCTTCATCTCAAATGGTGGCGAAGCAGACTTTATGGTCACCTTTGCCAAGACTGACAAGGAAGCGGGCGCTCACGGTGTCAGTGCCTTTCTTGTCGAGCCTAAAAGATGTGAAGGCGTGTCCTTCGATCGACACGAAGAGACCATGGGGCTCAAGGGGGCTCATGTCTTTCCTGTTTCACTTGATTGCGTCGTGCCTCATTCTGCGTTGATGGGAAAAGAAGGTTCCGGCTTCAAGACCGCCATGATTGCACTGGACAACGGACGCATTGAGGTCGCAGCTCAAGCCACCGGCATTGCCAATGCTGCGCTGGAAGCTGCAATTCAATATGCCAAAGAGCGTGAAGTCGGAGGGTTTCCAATCGCCGAGTTCCAAGGCTTGCAATGGATGCTGGCCGATAGCGCAACCGAGCTTGCGGCGGCTCGGGCCCTCGGTCTACAGGCAGCGGCAAAACGGTTTACCGGTCAGCGTTTTTCTGCCGAAGTGGCCTTCGCCAAACTCTATGGCGCAGAGGTTTCATGGAAAATCGCCGACCGCGCTTTGCAAATCCATGGAGGGTATGGTTATACGCGCGATTTCCCCGTGGAGCGCTACTTGCGTGATTTGCGTGTTTTACGCATCTATGAAGGCTCTTCAGAAATCCAGCGCACCATTATTGCTCGGGATCTGGTGCGCCAAAGTCGCTGA